From a region of the Bacteroidota bacterium genome:
- a CDS encoding pitrilysin family protein, whose amino-acid sequence MFTRTLWFLVLFLVPALAAIARDSKDTKIFPYQINQVTLDNGLKIVSIPFDSPGIVAYYTVVRTGSRNETEPGKSGFAHFFEHMMFRGTEKYSKDKFTAVLKEIGADNNANTSDDRTLYHTVASSASLETIMDLESDRFMNLKYTEEDFKTEAGAILGEYNKNSSSPFQAIDEKIREAAFEAHTYKHTTMGFLKDIQDMPNQYQYSLTFFDRWYRPENCVVVVVGDFQQDKLIELAKKYYSAWKHGTYKLEVPVEPPQTAEKVINMPWKSKTLPIVALAYHGPAFSDEVIDAPAMDVLSQVVFSETSELYRKLVVEEQLAEFVSGGMDANRDPGLFSVFTRIKDPKNIPTVKAAILKAIEDAKTKPVSADRLASIKSHIKYEFAMGLDNADHVANEISQYIWLTNNPESVNKVYALYDTVTPEDIMTVAKKYFTDPNRTVLVMTQQAQEVKQ is encoded by the coding sequence ATGTTCACCCGTACGTTGTGGTTCCTCGTGCTTTTCCTCGTCCCGGCTCTGGCGGCCATTGCGCGGGACTCGAAGGATACCAAAATCTTTCCGTACCAGATCAATCAGGTGACGCTCGACAACGGCCTGAAGATCGTCTCGATTCCGTTCGACAGTCCGGGCATCGTCGCCTACTATACGGTGGTTCGCACCGGATCCCGGAACGAAACCGAGCCGGGGAAATCCGGCTTCGCCCATTTCTTCGAACACATGATGTTCCGCGGAACCGAGAAGTATTCGAAGGACAAGTTTACCGCCGTCCTGAAGGAGATCGGCGCGGATAACAACGCCAACACTTCCGACGACCGGACGCTCTATCACACCGTCGCGAGCTCGGCCTCTCTGGAAACGATCATGGACCTGGAGTCCGACCGCTTCATGAACCTCAAGTACACCGAGGAAGATTTCAAGACCGAGGCGGGCGCAATCCTCGGAGAATACAACAAGAACTCATCGAGCCCCTTCCAGGCGATCGACGAAAAAATCAGGGAAGCCGCCTTTGAGGCGCATACGTACAAGCACACCACGATGGGATTCCTGAAGGACATCCAGGACATGCCGAACCAGTACCAGTACAGCCTCACGTTCTTCGACCGGTGGTACCGGCCCGAGAATTGCGTGGTGGTCGTGGTCGGCGACTTCCAGCAGGACAAGCTGATCGAGCTGGCGAAGAAATACTACTCAGCCTGGAAGCATGGGACGTACAAGCTCGAGGTTCCGGTCGAACCTCCGCAGACGGCCGAGAAAGTCATCAACATGCCCTGGAAGTCGAAGACCCTGCCGATCGTGGCGCTGGCCTATCACGGGCCCGCGTTCAGCGACGAAGTCATCGACGCGCCGGCAATGGACGTTCTCTCGCAGGTGGTCTTCTCTGAAACGTCCGAGTTGTACCGCAAGCTCGTCGTGGAAGAACAGCTTGCCGAATTTGTCAGCGGAGGCATGGACGCGAACCGGGACCCCGGCCTCTTTTCTGTTTTCACCCGGATCAAGGATCCAAAGAACATCCCGACCGTCAAGGCCGCGATCCTGAAGGCAATCGAGGATGCCAAGACGAAACCCGTCTCCGCCGATCGGCTCGCTTCGATCAAGTCGCACATCAAGTATGAATTTGCGATGGGCCTGGACAACGCCGACCATGTCGCAAACGAGATCAGCCAGTACATCTGGCTCACCAACAACCCGGAGTCGGTCAACAAGGTCTACGCCCTCTATGATACGGTGACCCCGGAAGATATCATGACGGTGGCGAAGAAGTATTTCACCGATCCCAATCGCACGGTGCTGGTGATGACCCAGCAGGCGCAGGAGGTAAAACAATGA
- a CDS encoding PD-(D/E)XK nuclease family protein: MPVILKKNHPGAVSDIQAEIRKRLARGAGASFIHVVPTKRKLRDAQRELLREVPGGAALSFHLFTLETLAAQLFSLICSPRRIISGPAQSVLVNEAVHSLRNSLRYFRIPASNRLPKGTLQKLVEVINTFKEKGIYLPVLHAEVAASEPGEALKLRDILSIYEAYETSLGGKFVDPAGMLKSVNAEWDPAVSPAKVRTHFTGVDTIIVSGFDEFSDPELTMLYNLSEPAGTGMLVSFDYHLSNEEIFGHLRENYQKFLQMGFEKVALPRARRSTFEDHIRHHLFRRAPERSRESPPAPKGSAAGAPPRFDCRGKVSLMYARDREQEVETIAKLIKCLAREKPGRDLSRICVATYQPQLYAKLFREAFERFGIPANVTDRYALDQSPFVVALLSLLDVHERNFRLRDIMRALSSPYLVVASGDAQIDAGNLYEVGTRLKIPAGRTSWDRRIQQRLVEIREELSASGDDGEEAKLRHEESLLRRALKDIESLSALLKRFGTRMNAGQFRDRLLSLLKELRVVECILKLSPEIAGTDQIEKDARAYEKFVSFLDEFLEILSLERGVSAVEPLSYFIDRLRSAVSDVRYNVRQRYGKGVVVTSFDETRGLKFEVMIMAGLADGEFPPAYQPEIFFSTARRLRDERYHLTEHRYLFYQALTNYEERLYLTVPRYDGETQIVPSSFVDALLNVAELDDLRKELPREFSERIYSEFDLLSHLGGVYGRDAATGIGPAELVPERWAGLRTGLVECLGHMRHAMSVERSRTLLAALPEYNGRILAHVGPEHRAALEQLRAGLYSVTQLESFGKCPFQYFADRVLRLNVIPDIEEGVSPLERGGILHEILFEFYLDRRNRSLPPLFSCTEPEFQQSTADLLAIAGRRLTELDAVADPFWELDKEAILGSGNRKGMLKELLEMERDSTVEVKPAYFEAVFGSRTAAGDAVDPSFQLEEPVTAGLVRLRGRIDRIDIGEKSFRIIDYKTGARLPDRRDIDLGISLQLPVYLRVVEQLLAAKETGERTGAAGLYYWLRDPVKQKLAIGSAEHLEEVFIATKQKQLVGTDEDLRNIIDQAIRFVNDYVDRISKGEFPVEPKTPERVCPSCSFGSVCRIRAIRLRETAPSG, encoded by the coding sequence ATGCCTGTCATTCTCAAGAAGAATCATCCCGGAGCCGTAAGCGATATCCAGGCTGAGATCCGGAAACGCCTCGCGCGCGGTGCGGGCGCATCGTTTATCCATGTCGTTCCGACAAAACGCAAGCTCCGGGACGCCCAGCGCGAGTTGCTGAGAGAGGTCCCCGGCGGCGCCGCGCTCTCATTTCACCTCTTTACGCTGGAAACACTGGCGGCGCAGCTTTTCTCGCTCATCTGTTCGCCGCGCCGGATCATCTCGGGCCCCGCCCAATCGGTTCTTGTCAACGAGGCCGTCCATTCCCTCAGAAATTCGCTCCGGTACTTCCGCATCCCCGCCTCGAACCGGCTCCCGAAGGGCACGCTCCAGAAGCTGGTCGAGGTGATCAACACCTTCAAGGAGAAGGGAATCTACCTCCCGGTCCTCCATGCGGAGGTCGCCGCCTCGGAGCCGGGCGAAGCGCTGAAGCTGCGGGACATTCTCTCGATTTATGAGGCGTACGAGACGAGCCTGGGGGGGAAGTTTGTCGACCCCGCAGGGATGCTCAAGAGCGTGAACGCCGAATGGGACCCCGCGGTCAGCCCGGCAAAAGTCCGGACTCATTTCACGGGCGTCGATACGATCATCGTTTCGGGCTTCGACGAATTTTCCGATCCGGAACTGACGATGCTCTACAACCTCTCCGAGCCGGCAGGGACCGGGATGCTGGTCTCGTTCGACTACCATCTCTCCAACGAGGAGATCTTCGGGCATCTCAGGGAAAACTACCAAAAGTTCCTTCAGATGGGGTTTGAGAAAGTCGCGCTCCCCCGCGCCAGGCGTTCCACCTTCGAAGATCACATCAGGCACCATCTCTTCCGGCGCGCCCCCGAACGTTCTCGTGAAAGCCCCCCGGCCCCGAAGGGGAGCGCCGCGGGCGCTCCGCCCCGGTTCGACTGCCGCGGGAAGGTCTCGTTGATGTACGCGCGCGACCGGGAGCAGGAGGTCGAGACGATCGCGAAACTGATCAAGTGCCTCGCCCGGGAAAAGCCCGGGCGCGACCTCAGCAGGATCTGCGTGGCGACCTACCAACCCCAGCTTTATGCGAAGCTGTTCCGCGAAGCCTTCGAGCGGTTCGGAATCCCGGCGAACGTCACGGACCGATACGCGCTCGATCAATCCCCCTTTGTCGTCGCTCTCCTTTCCCTGTTGGATGTCCATGAACGCAATTTCCGGTTGAGGGACATCATGCGGGCGTTGTCGAGCCCGTATCTTGTCGTCGCTTCGGGCGACGCGCAGATCGACGCGGGGAATCTCTACGAGGTCGGCACGCGCCTGAAGATCCCGGCAGGGCGCACCTCCTGGGACCGCCGGATTCAACAACGGCTGGTGGAGATCCGGGAGGAGCTCTCCGCCTCGGGGGACGACGGTGAGGAGGCGAAGCTGCGGCATGAAGAGAGCCTCCTCCGGAGGGCGCTCAAGGATATCGAAAGCCTCTCGGCGCTCCTGAAGCGCTTCGGCACGCGCATGAACGCCGGGCAATTCAGGGACCGCCTCCTGTCGCTCTTGAAGGAACTGCGGGTCGTCGAATGCATCCTGAAGCTTTCGCCCGAAATCGCCGGGACCGACCAGATCGAAAAGGACGCGAGGGCGTATGAAAAGTTCGTCTCGTTTCTGGATGAGTTTCTGGAAATCCTTTCCCTCGAGCGGGGCGTTTCCGCGGTCGAGCCGCTCTCGTACTTTATCGACCGGCTGAGAAGCGCGGTTTCGGACGTCCGGTACAATGTCCGGCAACGCTACGGCAAGGGGGTCGTCGTGACCTCGTTTGACGAGACCCGAGGACTGAAGTTCGAAGTCATGATCATGGCCGGACTCGCCGACGGCGAATTTCCGCCGGCCTACCAGCCGGAGATCTTCTTCAGCACCGCAAGGCGGTTGAGGGATGAACGGTACCACCTGACGGAGCACCGGTATCTGTTTTACCAGGCTCTCACGAATTACGAGGAGCGTCTCTATCTCACGGTCCCGAGGTATGACGGCGAAACGCAGATCGTCCCCTCTTCGTTCGTCGACGCCCTGCTGAACGTGGCCGAGCTCGACGATCTCCGGAAGGAACTTCCGCGCGAATTCTCGGAGAGAATCTACAGCGAATTCGACCTGCTCTCCCATCTCGGGGGGGTGTACGGGAGGGACGCCGCGACGGGGATCGGGCCGGCGGAACTTGTGCCGGAGAGATGGGCGGGGTTGAGAACGGGGCTGGTCGAATGCCTCGGGCATATGCGCCATGCGATGAGCGTCGAGCGGAGCCGCACGCTCCTTGCGGCGTTGCCCGAGTACAACGGACGGATCCTCGCGCACGTCGGGCCGGAACACCGGGCCGCGCTCGAACAATTGCGGGCCGGCCTTTACTCCGTCACGCAATTGGAGTCGTTCGGAAAATGCCCCTTCCAGTATTTCGCCGACAGGGTACTGCGGCTCAACGTCATCCCCGATATCGAAGAGGGTGTTTCCCCTCTGGAGCGGGGCGGTATCCTGCATGAGATTCTGTTCGAGTTTTATCTGGACCGGCGGAACAGGTCCCTTCCGCCGCTCTTTTCATGCACCGAGCCGGAATTTCAGCAGTCGACGGCGGATCTGCTCGCGATCGCGGGCCGCCGTTTGACGGAGCTCGACGCGGTCGCGGACCCCTTCTGGGAACTCGACAAGGAGGCGATCCTCGGTTCCGGGAACCGCAAGGGGATGTTGAAAGAGTTGCTCGAGATGGAGCGCGATTCGACGGTCGAAGTCAAGCCCGCGTACTTCGAAGCGGTGTTCGGGTCGCGCACGGCCGCGGGAGATGCCGTCGATCCGTCGTTTCAACTTGAAGAGCCCGTCACAGCAGGCCTCGTGCGGCTGCGCGGAAGAATAGACCGCATCGATATCGGCGAAAAGAGTTTCAGAATCATCGATTATAAGACCGGCGCGAGGCTGCCCGACCGCCGCGATATCGATCTCGGCATCAGTCTCCAGCTTCCCGTCTATCTCCGGGTCGTGGAACAACTCCTCGCGGCGAAGGAGACAGGAGAGAGGACCGGGGCCGCGGGCCTCTACTACTGGCTCCGGGATCCGGTGAAGCAAAAACTCGCCATCGGAAGCGCGGAGCATCTCGAGGAAGTGTTTATCGCGACAAAGCAGAAACAGTTAGTCGGGACGGATGAAGACCTGAGGAACATCATCGACCAAGCGATCCGCTTCGTGAACGACTACGTCGATCGCATCTCGAAGGGCGAGTTCCCCGTCGAACCGAAAACGCCGGAGCGAGTTTGCCCCTCCTGCTCCTTCGGCAGCGTCTGCCGGATCAGGGCGATCAGACTGCGGGAGACGGCGCCGTCGGGGTGA
- the aat gene encoding leucyl/phenylalanyl-tRNA--protein transferase — MTRATHTRGRAIIEPEFLLAGYSAGYFPMAESRNGEVRWYSPALRGIIPLDEFKVSRSLSQTLRKETFGVKFNTSFEAVMRACAGREDTWISEEIVQSYLRLHLLGYAHSVEAWKEGVLAGGLYGVALGAAFFGESMFSRERDASKVALVHLVERLRKRKFELLDTQFVTPHLARFGTIEIPRSDYLVRLRNAIGKKRSFAG, encoded by the coding sequence TTGACCAGGGCGACTCATACCCGCGGCCGGGCGATCATCGAACCGGAGTTTCTGCTTGCCGGGTACAGCGCAGGTTACTTTCCGATGGCGGAATCCCGCAACGGCGAGGTGCGCTGGTATTCGCCCGCCTTGCGTGGAATCATTCCGCTCGACGAGTTTAAGGTCTCCCGCAGTCTCAGCCAGACTCTCCGCAAGGAGACCTTCGGGGTGAAATTTAACACCTCGTTCGAAGCGGTGATGCGCGCCTGCGCCGGGAGGGAGGATACCTGGATTTCCGAAGAGATCGTGCAGAGCTACCTGCGGCTTCACCTGCTCGGCTACGCGCATTCGGTCGAAGCGTGGAAGGAGGGCGTTCTCGCCGGGGGATTATACGGAGTCGCGCTCGGAGCGGCATTCTTCGGGGAGTCGATGTTCAGCCGCGAGCGGGATGCCTCGAAGGTCGCCCTTGTCCATCTCGTCGAGCGGTTGCGGAAGCGGAAATTCGAACTTCTCGACACGCAGTTCGTCACTCCACATCTCGCCCGCTTCGGGACGATCGAAATTCCGCGGAGCGACTACCTTGTCCGTCTCCGGAATGCGATCGGGAAAAAGCGCTCCTTCGCGGGTTGA
- a CDS encoding amidohydrolase family protein, with translation MKITCAAVIGFLFLSAAGLRAQTPAPAFVAVKCGRLIDGKSDKVREGVTILIEGNTIRNIGGEIPPGTEVIDLSSATVLPGMIDCHTHVLLQGDITSADYDNQLLKESIPYRTIRGAVAAQAALRHGFTTIRDVETEGAMYADVDIKKAINNGIIDGPRMFVSTRALDVTGAYPLLGYSWELRMPKGVQVVDGPDECRKAVREEVEYGADWIKVYADRSYYFTPEGDLHSILTFTYDELKTICDEAHKLHRKVAAHAVGIDGIENALRAGVTSIEHGDGFNDELIALAKQKGAWWCPTLFVTEYVAEGRAAEGRPIYKQMIQHQREAFGKGVKAGVKIAMGTDAGGFAWDINQAVEFKRMVDAGMTPMQAIKAATSAAADLLEMNGKLGEISPGALADLVAVQGDPLQDITLLEQVRFVMKDGKVFLNDLKVGK, from the coding sequence ATGAAGATCACATGTGCCGCCGTTATCGGCTTCTTATTCCTGAGCGCAGCCGGTTTGCGCGCTCAGACACCCGCCCCGGCCTTCGTCGCCGTAAAATGCGGGCGGCTGATCGACGGGAAGAGTGACAAGGTGCGGGAGGGCGTCACGATTCTCATCGAGGGGAACACCATCAGGAACATCGGCGGCGAGATACCCCCGGGGACAGAGGTGATCGACCTCAGCTCGGCGACGGTCCTCCCGGGAATGATCGATTGTCATACGCATGTCCTCCTTCAGGGCGATATCACGAGCGCGGATTACGACAACCAGCTCCTGAAGGAGTCGATTCCCTACCGGACGATCCGCGGAGCCGTCGCGGCGCAGGCCGCCCTGCGTCATGGATTCACCACGATCCGTGACGTTGAAACCGAAGGGGCGATGTACGCCGACGTGGATATCAAAAAGGCGATCAACAACGGCATCATCGACGGCCCGAGGATGTTCGTCTCCACCCGTGCGCTCGACGTCACCGGAGCCTATCCTCTCCTCGGCTATTCCTGGGAGCTCCGCATGCCGAAGGGGGTCCAGGTGGTGGACGGGCCCGACGAATGCCGGAAAGCGGTCCGCGAGGAGGTTGAATATGGCGCGGATTGGATCAAGGTCTATGCCGATAGGAGCTATTACTTCACCCCCGAAGGGGATCTACACAGCATCCTCACCTTCACGTACGACGAGCTGAAGACGATCTGCGATGAGGCGCATAAACTCCATCGAAAAGTCGCCGCGCATGCGGTCGGTATCGACGGGATCGAAAACGCCCTGAGGGCGGGCGTCACGTCGATCGAACATGGCGACGGGTTCAACGACGAGTTGATCGCGCTCGCGAAGCAAAAAGGGGCCTGGTGGTGTCCGACGCTCTTCGTGACGGAGTACGTCGCGGAAGGGAGAGCCGCGGAGGGGCGTCCCATCTATAAGCAGATGATCCAGCATCAGCGGGAAGCGTTCGGAAAAGGGGTGAAAGCGGGCGTGAAGATCGCCATGGGCACCGATGCGGGAGGGTTCGCGTGGGACATCAACCAGGCGGTCGAGTTTAAACGGATGGTCGATGCGGGCATGACTCCCATGCAGGCGATCAAAGCCGCGACATCGGCCGCGGCCGATCTCCTGGAAATGAACGGGAAGCTCGGGGAGATTTCCCCCGGCGCGCTCGCGGACCTTGTCGCCGTTCAGGGAGATCCTCTCCAGGACATCACACTTCTCGAGCAGGTGAGGTTCGTCATGAAAGATGGCAAGGTGTTCCTCAACGATCTGAAGGTGGGGAAGTGA
- a CDS encoding phosphoribosylaminoimidazolesuccinocarboxamide synthase, with translation MNRAVYETNFPALKLLRRGKVRDIYDLGEHLLIVASDRLSAFDVILPQPIPSKGKVLTQISNYWFAAMHDMMPNHLVLTDVAQFPPECGEYAEELSGRSVVVKKAKPLAVECIVRGYLSGSGWNEYRKSGTVCGIRLPAGLVESSRLPEAIFTPSTKAEVGHDENITFEEAASIVGREIAEKVRDASLRLYRRACEIAEPKGIIIADTKMEFGLIDGTLILIDELLTPDSSRFWPKSSYRPGMAQQSFDKQFVRDYLLSVHFDKRPPAPMIPEEVIRKTSELYNEALFLLTGKKLQ, from the coding sequence ATGAACCGCGCGGTCTACGAAACGAATTTTCCGGCTCTCAAACTCCTGAGGCGCGGCAAAGTGAGGGACATCTACGACCTCGGTGAACACCTCCTCATTGTCGCGAGCGACCGTCTCTCCGCCTTCGATGTGATCCTCCCCCAGCCGATCCCCTCGAAGGGGAAAGTGCTGACACAGATATCCAATTACTGGTTCGCGGCCATGCACGATATGATGCCGAACCATCTCGTGCTCACAGACGTCGCGCAATTTCCCCCCGAGTGCGGTGAATACGCGGAAGAGCTCTCCGGCAGATCGGTCGTGGTCAAGAAGGCGAAGCCCCTTGCGGTCGAGTGCATCGTTCGCGGGTACCTCTCGGGATCGGGTTGGAACGAGTACCGCAAATCGGGCACCGTCTGCGGAATCCGGCTTCCGGCGGGGCTCGTGGAATCGTCCAGGTTGCCGGAAGCGATCTTCACCCCCTCGACGAAGGCCGAGGTGGGGCACGACGAGAATATCACGTTCGAAGAGGCCGCATCGATTGTCGGGCGGGAGATCGCGGAAAAGGTCCGCGATGCCTCGCTCAGGTTGTACAGGCGCGCCTGCGAGATCGCCGAGCCGAAGGGGATCATCATCGCGGACACGAAGATGGAGTTCGGATTGATCGACGGCACCCTGATTCTGATCGACGAGCTCCTCACCCCCGACTCCTCCAGGTTCTGGCCGAAAAGCTCCTACCGTCCAGGCATGGCCCAGCAGAGTTTCGACAAGCAGTTCGTCCGCGACTATCTTCTCTCGGTCCACTTCGACAAGCGTCCCCCCGCGCCGATGATCCCGGAAGAGGTCATCCGGAAGACGTCGGAATTGTACAACGAGGCTCTTTTCCTTCTGACGGGGAAAAAGCTGCAATAG
- a CDS encoding nuclear transport factor 2 family protein, translating into MRHSGILLLCYVSFFLASNVRAQDTSAAGAAGAIRALLDLQSRAWNSGDIDGYMKGYWESDSLLFTSGGNIERGWRAARNKYKRSYSTRALMGTLTFSEIEVHLLSGESAWVFGHWMLEREAGRPHGVFTLVLRKFPEGWRIVHDHTSAELPKPTSKGKK; encoded by the coding sequence GTGAGACATTCCGGGATCCTCCTTTTGTGTTACGTGAGTTTTTTTCTCGCTTCGAATGTCCGCGCGCAGGACACATCCGCCGCGGGCGCGGCGGGCGCCATCCGCGCCCTGCTGGACCTCCAGTCGAGGGCGTGGAACAGCGGCGACATCGACGGGTATATGAAAGGCTACTGGGAGTCGGACAGCCTCCTTTTCACGAGCGGCGGAAATATCGAACGGGGCTGGCGCGCGGCGAGGAACAAGTACAAGCGCAGTTACAGCACGCGGGCGCTGATGGGAACCCTGACGTTCTCGGAGATCGAAGTCCACCTGTTGTCCGGCGAATCCGCGTGGGTCTTCGGCCACTGGATGCTTGAGCGGGAAGCCGGCCGCCCCCACGGGGTGTTCACGCTGGTCCTTCGGAAGTTTCCGGAGGGGTGGCGGATCGTGCATGACCATACCTCCGCCGAACTTCCGAAGCCCACATCGAAAGGAAAGAAATAG
- a CDS encoding DUF167 domain-containing protein, producing MKISVRVKPNARKNEVTKLDEKTYLVSVTAPPVDGKANAGVIELLAAYFRKAKSRIVILKGASGRQKLVEIT from the coding sequence ATGAAAATCAGCGTCCGCGTCAAGCCCAACGCCCGGAAAAACGAAGTAACAAAACTTGACGAGAAGACGTATCTCGTCAGCGTGACCGCTCCTCCTGTCGACGGAAAAGCAAACGCCGGGGTGATCGAGCTTCTCGCGGCGTATTTCCGCAAAGCCAAGTCCAGGATCGTCATCCTCAAGGGAGCCTCCGGACGCCAAAAACTCGTCGAGATCACCTGA
- a CDS encoding pitrilysin family protein, which translates to MKPARIFLTLMLATMAITTILTSTLFGRDEAGLKFTQLQSPNSPIITFRIILRAGSANDPKGKEGLNALTSSLISDGGTTELTYAQVVDKLYPWAAGIRVQRDREITTFIGNVHRDHLDGFYKLFSGLLLHPRFDPADFQRVKDLALNYLQNSLRATNDEGLGKEALNAMMFENHPYGNPEAGTVQGVTSITLDDIKNYYAKSYTQANLWVGLAGGYPNSLVEQIRKDFSSLPAGTPAEVALTKPEEIKGMEVLVVEKPTRAYAVSMGYPINVTRKDRDFYALLVANSYFGEHRTFNGVLMNRLRGDRGLNYGDYSYVERFVGGLGSPFPDLNTPLRQQYFSIWLRPVQPENTHFAIRDALFELKNFVEKGISKENFEQTRKFVVNYSKLWSSTMSRRLGYLMDSEFYGSDYYIDRIERELGTLTVEEVNAAIKKYLNPDNIKIAVVVDEGKGQEFYSALANNTPSPIKYASPVSQNILDQDKLIEVFPLSVNKAKSKVVSAKDLFER; encoded by the coding sequence ATGAAACCGGCACGAATCTTTCTCACGCTGATGCTCGCTACGATGGCAATCACGACTATCCTCACGTCCACTCTCTTTGGCCGGGATGAAGCAGGTTTGAAATTCACGCAGCTTCAGAGCCCGAACTCTCCGATCATCACGTTCCGTATCATTCTGCGCGCCGGTTCGGCGAACGATCCGAAAGGGAAGGAAGGGCTCAACGCTCTCACCTCCTCTCTGATCAGCGACGGCGGCACGACGGAACTGACGTACGCGCAGGTGGTGGACAAACTTTACCCGTGGGCCGCCGGCATCCGTGTGCAGCGGGACCGCGAGATCACCACCTTCATCGGCAATGTCCACCGGGACCACCTCGACGGGTTCTACAAGCTGTTTTCGGGTCTCCTCCTTCACCCGCGGTTCGACCCCGCCGATTTCCAGCGGGTCAAGGACCTTGCGCTGAACTATCTGCAGAACTCTCTGCGCGCGACCAACGACGAGGGCCTCGGCAAAGAGGCGCTCAATGCAATGATGTTCGAGAATCACCCATACGGCAACCCCGAGGCGGGAACCGTTCAGGGGGTCACGTCGATAACGCTCGATGACATCAAGAACTATTACGCGAAGAGCTACACGCAGGCGAACCTCTGGGTCGGCCTCGCGGGGGGATATCCGAACTCGCTCGTCGAACAGATTCGGAAAGATTTCTCCAGCCTCCCGGCGGGAACACCGGCCGAGGTAGCCCTGACGAAGCCGGAGGAGATCAAGGGGATGGAGGTGCTCGTCGTCGAGAAGCCGACCCGCGCCTACGCCGTCTCGATGGGATATCCCATAAACGTCACGCGGAAGGACAGGGACTTTTACGCCCTCCTCGTCGCCAATTCCTATTTCGGAGAACACCGCACGTTTAACGGCGTCCTGATGAACCGGTTGCGCGGCGACCGCGGGCTGAATTACGGCGACTATTCCTATGTCGAGCGCTTCGTGGGCGGTCTCGGAAGCCCGTTTCCCGATTTGAACACCCCGCTGCGGCAGCAATATTTCAGCATCTGGCTCCGTCCGGTGCAGCCGGAGAACACCCACTTCGCGATCCGGGACGCGCTGTTCGAGCTCAAGAATTTCGTCGAGAAGGGGATTTCAAAGGAGAACTTCGAACAGACCCGGAAGTTCGTGGTCAACTACTCGAAGCTCTGGTCCTCGACGATGAGCCGTCGGCTCGGATATCTGATGGACTCCGAATTCTACGGCTCCGATTATTATATCGACCGGATCGAGCGCGAGCTGGGCACACTCACCGTCGAAGAGGTGAACGCGGCGATCAAGAAATACCTGAATCCCGATAACATCAAGATCGCCGTCGTCGTCGACGAAGGAAAGGGCCAGGAGTTTTACTCCGCCCTGGCGAACAACACTCCCTCTCCGATCAAGTACGCCTCACCCGTATCGCAGAATATCCTCGATCAGGACAAATTGATCGAAGTGTTTCCGCTTTCGGTGAATAAGGCGAAGTCGAAAGTGGTCAGCGCGAAGGACCTGTTCGAGCGGTAA
- a CDS encoding CBS domain-containing protein translates to MEDEVLDEELSMMYEEPGKAKVLDSSTFLRPLKQLKLRKPVLIDVSQTVKEALTLMQVKQVGCVLVTRGVSLAGIITERDLVSKGLARGVGLGAVKVQEFMTPDPVTLQPEDSVAFVLNAMHVGGYRHVPIVDERNRPLAVVSVKDIIGFIVENFPEEILNLPPKPIRKTEQLDGG, encoded by the coding sequence ATGGAAGATGAGGTTCTGGACGAGGAACTGTCGATGATGTACGAGGAACCCGGGAAGGCTAAAGTCCTGGATTCAAGCACATTCCTGAGGCCGCTGAAGCAGCTGAAGTTAAGAAAACCGGTCTTGATCGACGTGTCGCAGACGGTTAAGGAAGCGCTGACGCTCATGCAGGTGAAGCAGGTCGGGTGCGTGCTCGTGACGCGGGGTGTGAGCCTTGCGGGAATCATTACCGAGAGGGATCTCGTCTCAAAAGGGCTCGCGCGGGGGGTCGGTCTCGGCGCCGTCAAGGTTCAGGAGTTCATGACCCCGGACCCGGTGACGCTCCAGCCGGAAGACAGCGTGGCGTTTGTCCTGAACGCGATGCATGTCGGCGGTTACCGGCATGTCCCCATCGTGGACGAGCGCAACCGGCCTCTGGCGGTCGTCTCCGTGAAGGACATTATCGGATTTATCGTCGAAAACTTTCCCGAGGAGATCCTGAACCTTCCTCCAAAACCGATCCGCAAGACCGAACAGCTGGACGGGGGATGA